One region of Lytechinus pictus isolate F3 Inbred chromosome 8, Lp3.0, whole genome shotgun sequence genomic DNA includes:
- the LOC129266313 gene encoding uncharacterized protein LOC129266313: MDTSLDTEAPVPRKKKTYKKKNDPDRNGSDVRRSSRTRAGRNARDPVSDSEQWNGKQKCIRWNTLEKQLLLRALKEKTAIAQFNYLAIKRHVKTKKKSDVEIYLKNLRKKAMKTKIESMKLKSPIEIWNNLMTHFGDQDREAWKAMSKVMIMASVERTVNSEEIKCDEFKPCRIYRYLSDLFKSKHPTKLTPLESQVILDCFENMLEVLKESEIRDKAAFLRPQYFNLFNKAFTGGTDYSNEDSLSLVYANMASSQRGTKDPGPSRVEPGTEEAVPTTDQATGLSNPGTSRTEAGTSEPGIEPDPATSSTERTSHVGKQDDISQRNKASWRGGKDRSTEVRILNPLGIPVEMLEFKSRDDERYGNKRWTYLSENDSSDSGDSSGDDYDGEDVDRIRKQEKWKSGRPGTTGTGEADAENSAGVGAGELNGIQEMTDLVDADQYAFVTEEDFAKKEEVYLQALKEVHADSDDRLGGDQAIDSDQYVFVSKYDLAIQEENSDKSLDETRREEHSEFVQTIEQQDEILSTANKADGGFEINPTSAELSCAPSGDGQLEEDRNENGSKNVTEGPDIDQIEDIDHIGQSVLMDDLGSDNDSNHSEDDEFDTSLFDGEAHGLNGSGPTEVGGSTNFTPSKLGASPSQRTKRNYLLQPVSSLQVKRETVSPLPAGNNQSSVAVDKNRQGELRSNCQENFDILTAVSLVSNKSLVSHPSQEKVNGRVPKHQVESVASSSRRMDDDTILPAGSDAPGIEKSKPVQFDHDEENPEIARSFQESPDHSTPNTIPLAKAFSKGMVSNQKSDDQLLTIDVSQLGPDSNIVIPSYLLPGGILTIRSPEVPFMRIQRSDPSPLVQIGTDAADANIALDTGDQAQSDVSPLDPSAEDNVQEDSGPGSDLDSPSEDDMSQTEYVIASDKPSKESENLCEVHVIANHFVKSQDQGEVPQEISSKMQDVTVKQETSQNQPMISKKSGTYTRLAGAQAEGGSDVEEQSFLDFLSSQKSMFDGRMESTPRSHPLQDKGVENLEEGEPDMHVQAAPNVNIPMNKAWKSNKLLKTSQHASSDILCDMKHKGPSESETKLTVPGKPVNTAADVGQGGTSSDLHSGQKRKRGRPPKPRPPVIEKSTLASKLQEDHTKVSPGAKRKRGRPRKSDTGVPSGVLDIENGEEKDVNLSAVDSDTEREGKRKSGRPQKLPMSDIALNQSTEKDRNYLWGENSDSESKGKIKGVQPHTKALANSSDWQVTQLLVEDDIYTGWREIGSQTETTEKRKRGRSASEMQESTSEEEKSSPSLVMTPYINQTKYAFESESGTNTKEKRKRGRPRKYSLLSSFENLQESPVMPVNREETPMQLETGSRTKNEEKKKRGRPRKDPLSSAGNLPERLVLPVNSETIHKQFETNSDTVNIEKRKRGRPRKDLLSSMKDLQDTPVRPSHTGNEIGQTGLGISLSAKKAETRKGVRLVTIKTEESRESRDDLLGWINASQSTGTEALNEQSDIVISSESEEFSNAGQPSKEFSPYQSNKSNPCLENREKQKLGTNSEAKVLRTDSLSSVFDSSSKAESVDVEKRGSDRLTVLRGSPLNGESKEKSGTCVQDADVSVEVEKRKRGRPRKSPGKNYLVSSPKTVAAPAPVEVKQKCDNVSTAIPSHTLEGAKRVNPIETKGTSSQGSILDQASASLASDVVGGLMMKKVHRPTKEMTSNPSKELSYPLWTQSGKVVCVYNVGDSKTIMGTVQLENPNKASHCRKILPAPPKSGEGNSNPTPFQPPNHQGQIKTTQSHLQEAGEQGTRDHLKRSKPGSTYAGGAKDTTNKAGKKAANISIKSEIVTQESSSCKPEQTDANIGIIKGLEKRKRGRPPKSSNTLLQDKKASYTQLINETLSKGSATDPHHILDIQQSKSAEASGADGDSGQSIPERRGSPQKRSRFESPLKETSQTNALQTTDAGTKNVNQKLSGVRKQVSLDRYLSAQESGASKIQGKATKGILKKRKKQSPLKVNVGKELAKKRQKGFESTRLSEASPVKKRLSPRKKPVTNTFPESHSPFGKPKKRVSFEDAIDLVNTLGERGVVENDLFHTDIVHHTAMKEVMKIVKSVGVKRDIVAEPETSKKSIFFSIKKS, translated from the exons ATATGGAATAATTTGATGACTCATTTTGGGGATCAAGACAGGGAAGCGTGGAAGGCAATGAGTAAG GTGATGATCATGGCATCGGTAGAACGAACCGTGAACTCCGAGGAGATCAAATGTGATGAATTTAAACCTTGCCGTATCTACCGATACTTGTCAGACCTGTTCAAATCAAAGCATCCTACAAAACTGACCCCTTTAG AATCCCAAGTCATTCTGGATTGCTTTGAAAACATGTTGGAGGTTCTTAAAGAAAGTGAGATCAGAGACAAAGCTGCTTTCCTCCGCCCCCAGTATTTCAATCTCTTCAATAAGGCTTTCACAGGTGGTACGGACTACAGCAATGAGGATAGCCTAAGCCTGGTCTATGCTAACATGGCTTCCTCTCAGCGAGGAACAAAAGACCCAGGACCAAGTAGAGTTGAACCAGGTACCGAGGAGGCAGTTCCTACAACTGATCAAGCCACAGGCCTTTCAAACCCTGGGACTAGCAGAACAGAAGCAGGAACCAGTGAGCCAGGTATTGAACCTGATCCAGCGACAAGTAGCACAGAACGCACATCTCATGTTGGTAAACAGGATGATATCAGTCAAAGGAACAAGGCCTCATGGCGAGGCGGAAAGGACAGATCAACTGAAGTAAGGATCTTGAATCCGCTAGGTATACCTGTGGAGATGCTGGAGTTTAAATCGAGAGACGATGAGAGGTATGGCAACAAACGCTGGACCTACCTGTCTGAGAACGATTCCTCAGACAGTGGGGATAGTTCTGGAGATGACTATGATGGAGAGGATGTGGACAGAATAAGGAAACAAGAGAAGTGGAAAAGCGGTAGGCCCGGTACGACTGGCACTGGTGAGGCTGATGCAGAGAACTCTGCAGGTGTAGGTGCAGGAGAACTCAACGGCATCCAGGAGATGACTGATCTAGTCGACGCAGATCAGTATGCCTTTGTTACAGAAGAGGATTTCGCCAAAAAGGAGGAGGTCTATCTCCAAGCTCTGAAAGAGGTTCATGCAGATTCTGATGATCGTCTCGGCGGTGACCAAGCTATTGACTCTGATCAGTATGTCTTTGTGTCAAAGTATGATCTTGCCATACAGGAGGAGAATTCAGACAAGAGTTTGGATGAGACAAGAAGAGAAGAGCATAGTGAATTCGTGCAGACTATAGAACAACAAGATGAGATTCTCTCTACAGCCAACAAGGCTGATGGAGGTTTTGAGATAAACCCCACAAGTGCAGAGCTTTCTTGTGCTCCATCAGGTGATGGACAACTTGAAGAGGATCGAAATGAGAATGGCAGCAAGAATGTGACTGAAGGACCTGACATTGACCAAATAGAGGATATTGATCACATTGGTCAGTCAGTTTTGATGGATGATTTAGGTTCCGACAATGATTCAAACCATTCAGAAGATGATGAATTTGATACAAGTTTATTCGATGGTGAAGCCCATGGCCTGAATGGTTCAGGACCCACAGAAGTTGGTGGCTCAACAAATTTTACACCATCAAAACTTGGGGCTTCACCATCACAGAGGACTAAAAGAAATTATTTGCTTCAGCCAGTCTCCAGTCTTCAGGTTAAAAGGGAAACAGTGTCACCATTACCTGCTGGAAACAACCAGTCTTCAGTGGCTGTTGATAAAAACAGGCAGGGAGAATTAAGATCAAATTgtcaggaaaattttgacatattgACTGCAGTATCTTTAGTAAGTAACAAATCTCTAGTATCACATCCTTCTCAAGAAAAAGTTAATGGAAGAGTGCCCAAGCATCAAGTAGAATCTGTTGCATCCTCCTCAAGGAGGATGGATGATGATACCATTCTTCCAGCGGGTTCAGATGCTCCAGGAATAGAGAAGTCTAAACCTGTCCAGTTCGATCATGACGAGGAGAATCCAGAAATCGCGCGCTCTTTTCAAGAGTCACCCGATCATTCAACACCGAACACCATTCCTCTTGCGAAAGCCTTCAGCAAAGGAATGGTGAGCAATCAAAAGTCGGATGACCAGCTGTTGACCATTGACGTCTCCCAGCTTGGGCCGGACTCCAACATTGTGATCCCCTCGTACCTGCTTCCAGGAGGGATACTCACCATCCGATCGCCAGAAGTTCCCTTCATGAGAATCCAGAGATCAGATCCCTCACCCTTGGTCCAGATAGGAACTGATGCTGCAGATGCAAACATTGCCTTGGATACAGGTGACCAAGCACAATCAGATGTGTCTCCTTTAGATCCGTCAGCAGAGGACAATGTTCAAGAGGATAGTGGTCCAGGGAGTGATTTGGATTCTCCTAGTGAGGATGACATGTCTCAAACAGAATATGTAATAGCTTCGGACAAACCATCAAAAGAGAGCGAGAATCTTTGTGAGGTACATGTCATTGCCAATCACTTTGTAAAATCTCAAGATCAAGGTGAAGTGCCACAAGAGATTTCCTCCAAGATGCAGGATGTGACTGTGAAACAAGAAACGTCTCAGAACCAACCAATGATTTCCAAGAAATCTGGAACTTACACTCGTCTTGCAGGAGCACAAGCTGAAGGTGGATCAGACGTGGAAGAACAATCATTCCTTGATTTTCTCAGCTCTCAGAAGTCCATGTTTGATGGGAGAATGGAGTCGACACCAAGATCTCATCCCTTGCAGGATAAGGGTGTTGAAAATCTTGAGGAAGGAGAGCCAGATATGCATGTTCAAGCAGCACCAAATGTAAACATTCCTATGAACAAGGCTTGGAAATCTAATAAACTTTTGAAGACTTCCCAGCATGCATCATCAGACATTTTATGTGACATGAAGCACAAAGGTCCTTCTGAAAGTGAAACAAAATTGACTGTCCCAGGAAAACCTGTAAATACTGCAGCTGATGTTGGACAAGGCGGTACCAGCAGTGATTTGCATTCAGGGCAGAAACGGAAGAGAGGACGTCCACCAAAGCCTAGGCCACCTGTAATTGAAAAGTCAACCTTGGCATCTAAGTTGCAAGAAGATCATACAAAAGTGAGTCCAGGAGCCAAGAGAAAAAGAGGTCGTCCTCGTAAGAGTGATACAGGAGTTCCAAGTGGTGTACTAGACATAGAAAATGGCGAGGAAAAAGATGTTAATCTATCGGCTGTAGACTCTGACAcagaaagagaagggaaaagaaagagtgGAAGGCCACAGAAATTACCCATGTCAGATATTGCACTCAACCAGTCAACAGAGAAGGATAGAAATTATCTGTGGGGGGAAAACTCTGATTCTGAAAgcaaagggaaaataaaaggtGTACAACCTCACACAAAAGCACTGGCTAACTCTTCTGATTGGCAAGTCACACAACTGTTGGTAGAGGATGATATTTACACTGGTTGGAGGGAAATCGGTTCTCAGACAGAGACGACAGAAAAGCGAAAGAGAGGAAGATCAGCCAGTGAAATGCAAGAATCTACTTCTGAAGAGGAGAAAAGCAGTCCCAGTCTAGTCATGACTCCTTACATTAATCAAACTAAATATGCCTTCGAAAGTGAGTCTGGTACTAATACcaaagagaagagaaagagaggaagaccTCGCAAATATTCGCTGTTATCTTCTTTTGAAAATTTGCAAGAGAGTCCAGTCATGCCAGTGAACAGAGAGGAAACCCCAATGCAACTGGAAACTGGGTCTAGGACAAAGaatgaagagaagaaaaagagagggagaccTCGCAAAGACCCGCTATCATCTGCTGGAAATTTGCCAGAGAGACTAGTCTTGCCAGTGAACAGTGAGACAATTCACAAGCAATTTGAGACCAATTCTGATACAGTTAACatagagaagagaaagagaggtagACCCCGCAAGGATTTGTTATCGTCCATGAAGGATTTGCAAGACACTCCAGTCCGTCCATCGCATACAGGAAATGAGATCGGACAAACAGGATTGGGAATTTCCTTATCGGCAAAGAAAGCAGAGACAAGGAAAGGAGTGAGATTGGTGACTATCAAAACTGAGGAATCTAGGGAATCACGTGATGATCTGCTTGGTTGGATTAATGCTTCTCAGTCAACAGGCACCGAGGCACTCAATGAACAATCTGACATTGTGATTAGTTCTGAGAGTGAAGAGTTCAGTAATGCGGGACAACCTTCAAAAGAATTTAGTCCTTACCAGTCAAATAAATCTAATCCATGTTTGGAAAACAGAGAAAAGCAAAAGCTAGGGACAAACAGTGAAGCCAAGGTGCTCAGGACTGATTCATTATCCAGTGTCTTTGACAGTTCATCAAAAGCTGAAAGTGTAGACGTTGAGAAAAGAGGGTCGGATAGGTTAACAGTACTGAGAGGGAGCCCTTTGAACGGTGAGAGTAAAGAGAAATCAGGAACATGTGTCCAAGATGCTGATGTAAGTGTAGAGGTAGAGAAACGGAAAAGGGGAAGGCCTCGCAAATCACCAGGTAAAAATTATCTAGTCAGTTCGCCAAAGACAGTTGCTGCTCCTGCACCAGTTGAGGTCAAGCAGAAGTGTGATAATGTATCAACTGCAATTCCTAGTCACACATTGGAAGGTGCAAAACGTGTTAACCCCATTGAGACTAAAGGAACATCTAGCCAAGGGTCAATTCTTGACCAGGCAAGTGCCAGTCTTGCAAGCGATGTGGTCGGAGgtttaatgatgaaaaaagtaCACAGACCCACCAAGGAAATGACATCAAATCCCAGCAAGGAGCTGTCATACCCACTCTGGACACAATCAGGAAAGGTGGTCTGTGTTTACAATGTAGGAGATTCCAAAACAATCATGGGAACAGTGCAGTTAGAGAACCCAAATAAAGCGAGTCATTGCCGAAAGATACTTCCAGCTCCCCCTAAATCAGGTGAGGGGAACAGCAATCCGACCCCTTTTCAGCCCCCAAATCATCAAGGTCAGATTAAAACAACACAAAGTCATCTTCAAGAGGCAGGTGAACAAGGGACAAGAGACCATCTAAAGAGATCAAAACCAGGGTCTACTTATGCAGGAGGTGCCAAAGACACTACTAACAAAGCAGGAAAGAAGGCTGCCAATATTTCCATAAAATCTGAAATTGTAACACAAGAAAGTAGTTCTTGTAAGCCAGAACAAACCGATGCCAACATAGGAATAATAAAAGGGCTTGAGAAACGAAAGAGAGGAAGACCTCCCAAATCATCAAACACCCTGCTGCAAGACAAAAAAGCAAGTTACACGCAACTTATCAATGAGACATTATCCAAAGGTTCTGCAACCGACCCACATCATATATTGGACATACAACAATCAAAAAGTGCTGAGGCAAGTGGCGCTGATGGTGACTCTGGACAAAGTATACCAGAAAGGAGGGGCAGTCCTCAGAAGAGATCAAGGTTTGAAAGTCCTCTTAAAGAGACATCTCAAACAAACGCCCTTCAGACAACTGACGCAGGCACAAAAAATGTCAATCAAAAGCTGTCTGGAGTGCGTAAGCAAGTGTCGCTTGATAGGTACCTATCAGCACAGGAATCTGGAGCATCCAAAATACAGGGGAAAGCAACCAAAGGTATCCTCAAGAAGCGAAAGAAACAGAGCCCTCTGAAGGTGAACGTTGGAAAGGAATTAGCCAAGAAAAGACAGAAAGGCTTTGAAAGCACAAGACTGTCCGAGGCAAGTCCTGTCAAGAAGAGATTGTCACCACGCAAGAAACCTGTCACCAATACATTCCCTGAGAGTCATTCACCATTTGGTAAGCCAAAGAAGCGAGTTAGCTTTGAAGATGCCATCGACCTGGTGAACACCCTTGGTGAGCGGGGAGTTGTGGAGAACGACCTGTTTCATACAGATATAGTCCACCATACAGCCATGAAGGAAGTCATGAAGATTGTCAAATCAGTCGGGGTAAAGAGGGACATTGTTGCTGAACCTGAAACttcaaagaaatcaattttCTTCTCTATCAAGAAATCTTGA